From Pseudoalteromonas viridis, the proteins below share one genomic window:
- a CDS encoding cold-shock protein: MSNTVTGTVKWFNESKGFGFISQENGPDVFAHFSAIQGDGFKTLVEGQSVEFTVSQGQKGPQADKIVVL, translated from the coding sequence ATGTCTAACACAGTTACTGGTACAGTTAAGTGGTTCAACGAGTCTAAAGGTTTTGGTTTCATTTCTCAGGAAAATGGCCCAGACGTATTCGCTCACTTCAGCGCTATCCAAGGCGACGGCTTCAAAACTTTGGTTGAAGGCCAGAGCGTAGAATTCACAGTTTCTCAGGGTCAAAAAGGTCCTCAGGCTGACAAAATCGTAGTTCTTTAA